One Campylobacter concisus DNA segment encodes these proteins:
- the hypF gene encoding carbamoyltransferase HypF produces the protein MRSSFRYEIKGLVQGVGFRPFVYTLADKFKLVGEIYNDDEGVKLNFSGDEASFLAFEKELYEKLPALARIDELKKIKIDKIYEKLEIIASKRAAKQAPILPDYALCDDCLREFYDPTNPRYKYPFINCTNCGPRFSIIKALPYDRVNTTMNEFKMCKFCESEYKDPLNRRYHAEPISCPNCGPKLYLKDKFGKVLASGNEAAKEAARLINEGKILAIKGLGGFHLVCDATNEAAVCELRARKHRPSKPFALMSKNLQNAREIAQISEAEAKLLSSNLKPIVLLEAKNGSNIAKSVAPNLNKLGVMLAFSGIHLLLFDYLEHDIIATSANISGEVVIKDESELREKLGDVIDFYLDHDREIYSPSDDSVAFCVGDETIFTRTSRGLNPNFIHTNFKQKGTFLALGAELKSSFCIYKDGLLMISPYIGDLKNVATFDRFKDIFTLFEKTYSLKIDKVIADLHPNFLNTKWAKDQGFELVHLQHHYAHLLSVIFENDLADKKYLGFCFDGTGYGEDGKIWGGEVFRLDKKNYERVYHFDEFSLFGGENSIKNIYLISYSIILKYSLEDEAGKFLVNFDEKMLANFKKMEQKGLNLIKTSSVGRIFDAFGAIICGLFHSSFEGESGMRLEALYDKNLDVCYKFSLDDGVIGFKEAFKSALKDEPRVAATAFINGLADIIFEISKKEKMEILLSGGVFQNKTLLELIYKKFTKANLKFHINKKFCSNDSNVNLGQIYYYLSTF, from the coding sequence TTGAGATCAAGCTTTAGATATGAGATCAAAGGCTTAGTTCAAGGTGTGGGCTTTAGACCTTTTGTCTATACTTTGGCGGACAAATTTAAGCTAGTTGGTGAAATTTACAACGACGATGAGGGTGTGAAGCTAAATTTTAGCGGTGATGAGGCTAGCTTTTTGGCTTTTGAAAAAGAGCTCTATGAGAAGCTGCCAGCACTTGCTAGGATCGATGAACTAAAGAAGATTAAGATAGATAAAATTTATGAAAAGCTTGAGATCATCGCTTCAAAGAGAGCTGCCAAGCAGGCGCCTATTTTGCCTGATTACGCACTTTGCGATGACTGTTTGCGCGAGTTTTATGACCCCACAAATCCACGCTACAAATACCCATTTATAAACTGCACCAACTGCGGGCCTAGATTTTCGATCATCAAAGCATTGCCTTATGACAGGGTAAATACTACGATGAATGAGTTTAAAATGTGTAAATTTTGCGAGAGCGAGTACAAAGACCCGCTTAACCGCCGCTACCACGCAGAGCCGATCTCTTGCCCAAATTGCGGACCAAAACTCTATCTAAAAGATAAATTTGGCAAAGTCTTGGCTAGTGGGAACGAAGCGGCTAAAGAGGCAGCTAGGCTCATAAACGAAGGCAAAATTTTAGCCATTAAAGGGCTTGGTGGCTTTCATCTAGTTTGCGACGCGACAAATGAAGCCGCAGTTTGCGAGCTAAGAGCCAGAAAACACCGCCCAAGCAAGCCATTTGCTCTGATGAGTAAAAATTTACAAAACGCTAGAGAGATAGCACAAATTTCAGAGGCGGAGGCGAAGCTACTTAGCTCAAATTTAAAGCCGATCGTCTTACTTGAGGCAAAAAATGGCTCAAATATTGCAAAAAGCGTCGCGCCAAATTTAAACAAGCTTGGCGTCATGCTCGCATTTAGTGGCATACATCTTTTGCTTTTTGATTATTTAGAGCACGACATCATCGCAACTAGCGCGAATATCTCAGGCGAAGTTGTGATAAAAGACGAGAGTGAACTAAGAGAAAAACTAGGTGACGTTATAGATTTTTACCTTGATCACGACCGAGAAATTTACTCGCCAAGTGACGATAGTGTCGCATTTTGTGTTGGCGATGAGACAATTTTCACAAGAACGAGCCGTGGCTTAAATCCAAATTTCATCCATACAAATTTTAAGCAAAAAGGGACGTTTTTAGCCCTTGGAGCAGAGCTAAAGAGCTCATTTTGCATCTATAAAGACGGACTTTTGATGATTAGCCCATATATCGGCGATCTAAAAAACGTGGCGACTTTTGATAGGTTTAAGGACATTTTCACCCTTTTTGAAAAGACTTACAGCCTAAAAATCGATAAAGTTATAGCTGATCTTCATCCAAATTTTTTAAATACAAAATGGGCGAAGGATCAGGGCTTTGAGCTAGTTCATCTTCAGCACCACTACGCGCATTTGCTAAGCGTGATCTTTGAAAACGATCTAGCAGATAAAAAGTATCTTGGCTTTTGCTTTGATGGCACTGGATACGGAGAGGATGGTAAAATTTGGGGTGGCGAGGTCTTTAGGCTAGATAAAAAGAATTACGAGCGTGTTTATCACTTTGATGAATTTAGCCTATTTGGGGGCGAAAACAGTATCAAAAATATTTATCTAATCTCATATTCTATTATTTTAAAATACTCTCTTGAGGACGAAGCTGGTAAATTTTTAGTAAATTTTGATGAAAAAATGCTTGCAAATTTTAAAAAAATGGAGCAAAAAGGACTAAACTTAATAAAGACTAGCTCGGTTGGTAGGATATTTGACGCATTTGGGGCGATTATTTGTGGGCTTTTTCACTCGAGTTTTGAGGGCGAGAGTGGTATGAGACTTGAAGCACTTTATGATAAAAATTTAGATGTGTGTTATAAATTTAGCCTAGATGATGGAGTGATCGGCTTTAAAGAAGCTTTTAAAAGTGCTTTAAAAGATGAGCCAAGAGTGGCTGCAACGGCATTTATAAATGGCTTGGCTGATATTATTTTTGAAATTTCAAAAAAAGAAAAAATGGAAATTTTGCTAAGCGGCGGAGTTTTTCAAAATAAGACTTTACTCGAACTTATTTACAAAAAATTTACTAAAGCAAATTTGAAATTTCATATCAATAAAAAATTCTGTAGCAACGATTCTAACGTAAATTTAGGGCAAATTTATTATTATTTATCTACATTTTAA
- the nikR gene encoding nickel-responsive transcriptional regulator NikR, translated as MDSVIRFSVSLPSQLLDELDRKVSEQGYASRSEFTRDLIREKIVNDSWKDANEELIGVLTLIYMHHHNDLVNKKMDIEHSSDVKIICTNHVHVDHHNCLETISIRGEAGKIERFAERIAGLKGVKFSKLTRAAIPRF; from the coding sequence ATGGATAGTGTTATACGTTTTAGTGTTTCTTTACCTAGTCAGTTACTAGACGAACTAGATAGGAAAGTTAGCGAACAAGGCTACGCTTCTAGGAGCGAATTTACGAGGGATCTGATCCGTGAAAAGATCGTAAATGATAGTTGGAAGGACGCTAATGAAGAGTTGATCGGGGTTTTGACGCTCATTTATATGCATCATCACAACGATTTGGTGAATAAAAAGATGGATATAGAGCATAGCTCTGATGTGAAAATCATCTGCACAAACCATGTTCATGTCGATCACCACAACTGCTTAGAAACGATTTCAATAAGAGGCGAGGCGGGCAAAATTGAACGCTTTGCTGAAAGGATCGCCGGTTTAAAGGGCGTAAAATTTTCTAAACTCACAAGGGCAGCTATTCCTAGGTTTTAG
- a CDS encoding Na+/H+ antiporter NhaA, with protein sequence MSFRNFWDFFIGEASGGIFLITAALVAFIFGNIFLSSFYNSFLQIDTRLNFGKSPIQKPLILFVNDSLMAVFFFLLGFRLKREIFKAKLRSLAQATLLKIFIISGILASIFFYILNHNYIFC encoded by the coding sequence ATGAGTTTTAGGAATTTTTGGGATTTTTTTATAGGTGAAGCGAGCGGTGGTATCTTTCTTATCACTGCTGCTTTAGTGGCATTTATCTTTGGAAATATTTTTTTAAGTAGTTTTTATAACTCATTTTTGCAAATCGATACAAGGCTAAATTTTGGCAAATCGCCGATACAAAAGCCCCTTATCCTTTTTGTAAATGATAGTTTGATGGCCGTTTTTTTCTTTTTACTTGGGTTTAGACTTAAGCGAGAAATTTTTAAAGCAAAGCTTAGGAGTCTGGCCCAAGCTACCTTGCTAAAAATTTTTATCATCAGTGGCATTTTAGCTTCTATATTTTTTTATATTTTAAATCACAATTATATTTTTTGTTGA
- a CDS encoding DUF2157 domain-containing protein, protein MNFLNRIFLAKELDRWQSDGIVDKETAIKIANLYDIDPDAHSDKMSFVLKLVAYLFFALAFFTLVGANWEEIPRLGRLALVLFVLGLVNFGGIYYLAKGKENLSTAMFFLGNFCFGAAIALIAQIYHISDEPSGGILLWSIGAFAVSFTSKKGVLVAQSLIFATVWFFMRGYQGDFGFGFIIFIVLGAYTLYKDDSKWLAFVLFIDIFIYIISFCSYISGLRAIFDYGFLFGLPMVAIVSLSYALLLISISPLLDKFRVGLGTFAKEFGKNFGVFVLLLCLLLFEERNLFEGGDEELWFVKSFFKSNFGFVFILFSVAYFALFFKEKNKSGLLLGALLVSLPFVFSYGPGYANIFFSLANIITAAVLIKKGELKLGLCMIFLVAAVRYFQLIGDYIGATALFIVFAFIVLVVARKGRKK, encoded by the coding sequence ATGAACTTTTTAAATAGAATTTTTCTAGCAAAAGAGCTGGATCGGTGGCAAAGTGACGGTATAGTCGATAAAGAGACCGCTATAAAAATAGCAAATTTATACGACATCGACCCTGACGCTCATAGCGATAAGATGAGTTTTGTCCTAAAACTCGTAGCATATCTCTTTTTTGCATTAGCCTTTTTTACGCTTGTTGGTGCAAATTGGGAAGAGATACCAAGACTAGGACGTTTGGCGCTTGTGTTGTTTGTACTTGGGCTTGTAAATTTTGGTGGAATTTACTATCTCGCAAAGGGAAAGGAAAATCTATCAACGGCGATGTTTTTTCTTGGAAATTTCTGCTTTGGTGCGGCGATTGCGCTTATTGCCCAAATTTATCACATTAGTGATGAGCCAAGCGGTGGTATTTTACTTTGGAGTATCGGGGCGTTTGCGGTTTCTTTTACTAGTAAAAAAGGTGTGCTAGTAGCCCAAAGCCTTATCTTTGCGACGGTTTGGTTTTTTATGAGAGGCTATCAGGGCGACTTTGGTTTTGGCTTTATCATTTTTATAGTACTCGGCGCATATACGCTTTACAAAGACGACTCAAAATGGCTTGCTTTTGTGCTTTTTATAGATATCTTTATATACATCATTTCATTTTGCAGCTACATTAGTGGTCTTAGAGCGATATTTGATTATGGATTTTTGTTTGGACTTCCTATGGTTGCGATCGTATCGCTATCTTATGCACTTTTGCTTATCAGTATTTCGCCGCTACTAGATAAATTTAGAGTAGGGCTTGGCACATTTGCAAAAGAATTTGGTAAAAATTTTGGCGTTTTTGTGTTGTTGCTTTGTCTGCTTTTATTTGAAGAAAGAAATTTATTTGAGGGTGGAGATGAAGAGCTTTGGTTTGTGAAGTCGTTTTTTAAAAGCAACTTTGGCTTTGTCTTTATACTATTTAGTGTTGCTTATTTTGCACTGTTTTTTAAAGAAAAAAACAAGAGTGGTTTGTTGCTCGGGGCACTGCTCGTGTCGTTGCCCTTTGTCTTTAGCTACGGTCCTGGCTACGCAAATATATTTTTTTCGCTCGCAAATATCATAACAGCTGCGGTTCTTATCAAAAAGGGTGAGCTAAAACTTGGTCTTTGTATGATATTTTTGGTTGCAGCCGTAAGATACTTCCAGCTAATAGGTGATTATATCGGCGCTACGGCACTATTTATAGTATTTGCTTTCATAGTGCTAGTTGTGGCTAGAAAAGGACGTAAAAAATGA
- a CDS encoding GDYXXLXY domain-containing protein, whose amino-acid sequence MKIKVLIVAVVFQISLIGIMLGYALMPLYFGQEVRVRVNLYDPRDLFRGNYVDLNYEFSNFHSRNFDENDEGDRYIDQYDERVRDGARVYAVLKPDVNGTYSFDKFSISKPDNEVFLAGRYDGYSLVKYGIEQFYMSPDSAANTENEMREEDVNAYAVLMVMENGKARLKDLIIQKSAGKNSKKLFGDENFDKLDDIRQKE is encoded by the coding sequence ATGAAGATAAAAGTATTAATAGTAGCTGTGGTTTTTCAAATTTCGCTTATTGGCATCATGCTTGGCTACGCACTTATGCCACTTTATTTTGGGCAAGAGGTAAGAGTAAGGGTTAATCTTTATGATCCAAGAGATCTTTTTCGCGGAAATTATGTTGATTTAAACTATGAATTTTCAAATTTTCATTCAAGAAATTTTGACGAAAATGATGAAGGTGACCGCTATATCGACCAATACGATGAGAGAGTAAGAGATGGGGCTAGAGTTTATGCTGTTTTAAAACCAGATGTTAATGGCACTTACAGCTTTGATAAATTTAGTATAAGCAAGCCAGACAATGAAGTGTTTTTAGCTGGTAGATATGACGGCTACTCACTAGTAAAATACGGCATAGAGCAGTTTTATATGTCGCCTGATAGCGCGGCTAATACTGAAAATGAAATGAGAGAAGAAGATGTTAATGCATATGCTGTTTTGATGGTTATGGAAAATGGCAAAGCTAGATTAAAGGATCTAATAATTCAAAAGAGTGCCGGAAAGAATAGTAAAAAATTATTTGGTGATGAAAATTTTGACAAGCTGGATGATATTAGGCAAAAAGAGTAA
- the hypB gene encoding hydrogenase nickel incorporation protein HypB → MCKDCGCSMGNHAHTHTHVDGTTHSHFHTHDGHIDHSHDAHEHSHDAHAHPVLNESKTIDVIEKILSENDKEASHNRAHLDEKKILCVNLMSSPGAGKTTLLEATIKAGKFKIGVVEGDLETNQDADRIVKAGAKAHQISTGQTCHLDAFMVHEGLHHLPLNELDLVFIENVGNLVCPASYDVGSHFNAVLLSVPEGDDKVSKYPVMFRAADVLLITKASLAPHFDFDIERVKNDARKLNPKVDIFVIDSKTGEGIDKWISYLEFKKELR, encoded by the coding sequence ATGTGCAAAGATTGCGGTTGCTCAATGGGTAATCACGCCCATACCCACACTCATGTTGATGGCACTACCCACTCACATTTTCACACTCACGATGGTCATATCGATCACTCACACGACGCACATGAGCACAGTCACGATGCTCACGCACATCCAGTGCTAAATGAGAGTAAAACTATAGACGTGATAGAGAAAATTCTCTCTGAAAATGATAAAGAAGCTTCTCACAACAGAGCTCATCTTGATGAAAAAAAGATACTTTGCGTAAATTTAATGAGTAGCCCAGGAGCAGGCAAGACAACGCTTCTCGAGGCAACGATAAAGGCTGGTAAGTTTAAAATAGGCGTTGTTGAGGGTGATTTGGAGACAAATCAAGATGCTGATCGCATAGTAAAAGCTGGTGCAAAGGCTCATCAGATAAGCACAGGTCAGACCTGTCACTTGGACGCATTTATGGTGCATGAAGGGCTTCACCATCTGCCGCTGAACGAGCTTGATCTAGTCTTTATAGAAAATGTTGGAAATTTAGTTTGCCCTGCAAGCTACGACGTTGGCTCGCATTTTAACGCTGTGCTTCTTTCAGTGCCAGAGGGCGATGATAAGGTGAGTAAGTACCCAGTGATGTTTAGAGCTGCTGACGTGCTTCTCATCACAAAAGCTTCGCTTGCACCACACTTTGACTTTGACATCGAGCGAGTGAAAAATGACGCTAGAAAGCTAAATCCAAAGGTTGACATCTTTGTGATAGACAGCAAAACTGGTGAGGGCATTGATAAGTGGATAAGTTATTTGGAATTTAAAAAAGAGCTAAGATAA
- a CDS encoding HypC/HybG/HupF family hydrogenase formation chaperone: MCLSIPSKVIEIDENNVATVETLGVTRKVSLDLISEEVKVGEYVLIHVGYAMQKIDTNFALESLEVYRQIADDMNDGKI; the protein is encoded by the coding sequence ATGTGCCTCTCAATCCCTTCAAAAGTAATAGAAATAGATGAAAACAACGTCGCCACCGTTGAGACTCTGGGCGTTACTAGAAAGGTAAGCCTTGATCTCATCTCTGAAGAGGTAAAAGTTGGCGAATACGTGCTAATTCACGTTGGATACGCTATGCAAAAGATTGATACAAATTTTGCACTTGAAAGTCTTGAAGTCTATCGACAGATCGCTGATGATATGAACGATGGGAAAATTTGA